The genome window ATCACCGGAATGTAAGAGCGTGATTGAGAGAGATTTATGAGTGAGAGTGtgtgttgttattaatgaatcaAAGTTGTCTTTATAGACCACTTGGGGCCTTTTGATGGGAAAATCAGTTATGCCaaatgttatttgttatttgcgTTACATGGCCTACCTCGACAATTACACATATGTGGCTTCTCTTTTATATATCGGCATAGCTTAGTAGAACTCAACCTATTATGTATCGTTGGGGTTATCCCCAtaacataaatgaaaaaaatcataaattcaaataaatcacTCAAATTAAATCAGACTAATACacacctttttcttttatacaaACCAACATGCAAACTTTTCCATAGCTTCTATATGAGATACTCATGACCGATTAACGAAAGTGTACATTAATTCTCATCTCAACGACAAGAAATACAATTGACGATAATTCTGTAAGATTTAGAACAGAATTTATagggttaaatatatttttaactctaatgaaatttcatttttttactatttcaaatcatttattaattttttcgtCATAAATATCAGTCTATCAAAGAGATTAAAAATGGcagaaaaaagtataaaaaatttaagaaactgatattgataacaaaaaaataaacaagagactaaaaatatacaaaataattcacagagaccaaaaaaaaaaaagaaattttatagacaccaaaaatatatttaacccaattttatatatttagcaGAATTATGCCCAGAAAAGATACATGACCAGAGAAAATCACGAGTCTTGGGTTTTACTTCCGTTTCTTTTAACAGAAAAAGCATCGCCGTGTCTCATAATCCAGAATCTCTCTATTTCTTCTGCTTTACGACCGGGAATGCGACCAGCTATCAAATTCCACCTATTAAATAGAGAAgtcatacaaatataaattactaAAGAACAAGAGAAGTTTTTCATTTATATCTACAAATAAATATACTAGATGTTAGAAGTATGATCCAATTAATCATCCTCAAAAGAGATGTTGATAGGTCAAACACAAGATATTaggacacatgaagaaaatATCAAAGTCTCAGAAACAACAAGGAAAGGCCAATGTTGTTGAGGATCAACTTAAAAAGTAATAACCATTTGCAATGGCCTGCtttactacaaaaaaaaaaaaaaccacaaaaactTGGCTTATTAACAATGATTGTGAAAAACATGACTTATGATCAAAAGCTCTTCACATATCGCAACcaaattgttatatattttcaaattcaaaattgaaatgaagcacacaataacaaaaaaaggaatATAGTTGCAATTAAAAGTCACTCAAGTTATTTTGAACTtaatctttgatttttatttgttcttaaaattaattaaaaaaattaaatgttatttagTTTTTGGATAAATGTTATAAAATGTTGTTTGAATATAAAGTTTGTGTTATTAAAGATATACAAACAACATAGAATTGTTCAAAGTTTGAATGAAAGGTAAGAGCTTTGCCTTATATTTGCTAAGAAAGGAGTGAACTACAAATaaagaagacaaaaaataagGAATAGAAGCAAAAGAAGAACACAAAGATAATGAAGAAGCTTAATGTTCAAAGGAAATGAAGATGTGGATGAAGAACCTATAAGAGGAACCAGGCCACCTTCAAACATCTATCAAAGGTACCATGTTATCATGGAGCATACAAGTTATTAAAGTTTGTGTTATTAAAGATATACAAATGACATAGAACTATTCAAAGTTCAAATGAAAGGTAAGAGCTTTGCCTTATATTTGCTAAGGAATGAGTGAACTACaaataaagaagataaaaaataaggaatagAAGTAAAAGAAGAACACAAAGATAACGAAGAAGCTTAATGttcaaagaaaatgaagatgagGATGAAGAACCTAAAAGAGGAACTAGGCCACCTTCAAACATCTATCAAAGGTACAATGTTGTTATCATGTAACATACAAGTTATGACGAAGCTACAATtgacaaaaaatgaaagagaagttcaagatgATTGGAAGAATAAAAAACTAGACATGTGAGTCGtaggaaaatttaaaattgaatgtaGATGTGATCTCATCTCACTCTATAAAGATCGATGATGATAAGGTTATACAtaaatcaaaagaaataaagtcAAATTTGAaacatgaaatttaaattggaTGTCCATATATATTAAGTTAAAGAGGAGTGGTTGAAGCCTttagaaaaacagaaaagaaaggaGTGTTGAAAATACatctaaatatttgtaatttgaaataattttaaaaaattgttaataatgTTTCAAATTTTTAGGATGCTATTTTGAAaaggttaaaaatatttttttttatcgtttaaacttcaatagatttttaatgtgattgtttttaagattaaaatattgttaGTATTCAAATTTTCTATTACACTTTAAGTCCTTAATTCTATGTAtagaattcaaaaagaaaagtttaagtAACCATATGTTAATACATGTCCTctctcttaaaattattttaaaataagacttGATTCAAACGCATTAATTGTTTGTTTCGATAGAAAAAGAAGAGGAAGGATTCTCCCAGTAAAGAAAACAGGCCACTACACACGATTCCTACTATTAATAGTGTTTCTTTCGGATTTAAGCTAAAAGGAACAAAGCTGTCACTTGTATAATAAATTGAAAGACAAAAACACACTaaattatctcttcttctttttttttacttaaggtatttatgttattttacacacatttttttctttttttataaaataatccaaaaatcgtttcatttttttccttttcttttattttctcacttaatttcattattttacttTGACTTCTGACCTAATTAACCAAATACACCATAATCCATACTGATCAAAATATAGAACTCGGCTTTTTAAGTACACAAGAGTAGAGATATGTTTTGGTACGATAGGTTTGTGAGGTAATTAACTATTTTCTTTCTGACTGACTTCTGTCTCTAACCATTTGGTACAAGAAGAACTTATTACTACCAAATAGTCAAAGGTTCAGGTCGGCTGGCATGTGTCCTTAAACTAAACTATACTTGTTGCAGGGTGAATTCTAAGATGCGCCCCAAAGGTTAAGCTGAATGGATACGTGCATACATCTAGTATTATAACCATTGAttcgttttttcttttaaatcaaaatatagaACGCATGCATGACTTGATCCatggttaaaaaaattctagGTGCACCCATGGTTAAAACTTTTTGGATGCATGCTAGCTAGCTAGAAGACTGTTTTCATCTATGTCGCAGCACCCAGGCTACTTTCTGGAATTGTACCTCATCCCACTAGTTAAAATAAAtcgaaaagataaaagaaaagctgAAAGTATATCTCCTATAGGCTATAACAAGCAAATTAAAGACATTGATTCATCATCtggaaatatataataaagagATTAATATTATACTAGTATATATAACACACATAATCACTCTCATGCTAATTCCAATGTATATAGTTCGAGTTAAATTAATGCGCAGAAACGGAAATCCATGTCAAAGTAGTGTAGGTGCAATGGGGACTAAGAAACAAAATGCAGGGAttataaaatatgcttacttgtcCCCGACTAGCTTGTACATCCTGCGAATGAGATCCTCCTCTTGCTCGCTCATGTGTATGACTTTCCACTCATTGCTGCTAACTTCTGCATCCGTACGTTAAAcatttatcaatatatatatcctACTCCTACTTATGGATGCATCTCGCCGATGTTCAatctcttaattaattagtacatgtataaattaaataagagaCCCACTTCAGATATAATTAAAGAGAGATCGAAAGGTATATATAGACAATTCAAAAGTGCAAGAGGTAGAAATAAATTGATGAAAATGGTAGCACggaatgaaatttaaaaaaaaaccttcagAGGTTGTAGTTGCGGTGGTGGACATGGATCTATCTTTGCCTTCTGAGCTGCCTGATATGATACAAACAAGGAGGGAGGGGTGCAGAGACTGCTGATCAGAGGAGTTCAAGATAATTTGTTCTCAAAGTGGGGAAACGTGAGATAACTTATAGCTACCATCTAATTCTACAGTACTTTCTCAAAGTGcggagtattattttttaataaataagaaaaaatatacagtcataataaaatgtattaataaaaaaatgaacaatataACTGTTTATAGCTCTGGCTCTGCTCCTGGGTCAGTCAAACTAATGTTAATATATAGTATAACCTTCTAGAAGAGATATACAAATCCCCTAGCgttgttggttttgtttaatatttcACGATTTCCATTTTAAATAAACGAAAATGTCAGATCCACgtcaagtaaaaaaatacaGTTTCTTCAAAAAATAGTGAACGTGTACACGTCGATCAAGCAGTTAGGAGAACAAATTTTTGGgtggattaaattttttttattatcgaaAATACCTGTTATAATCTAtgagatttatttttatatttattttatggcaCCGACGTACATGACTGTATACGCTAAATATACCACTACTTCATATTTATCTAGATAAACGATAAAATGATTGTAAAGAATTTTGCGGACAACGAATGAATTTTCCAAGGTTCCCTGTCAAATCTTCTAGGAGTAGATTGGATAATTTGTtggtctttatatatatatatatatatatatatatatatatatatatatatatatatatatatatggcagaGGGTTGAAAGGCCAAAGTACCTTTAAAAAATGACTGCTTGGTGGATACATCACATGGTGGGAACGGCTGGTACAAAACCATCGATCGCACTTTATAAAATTGAGTTTGACGAGTAGATATCTTTTTTTGTGTTGAAGCATTAATAATTGAATTctgatttaattattaaatttggaGAATTGGACAAGAAATGGTATTATAACTGAGTGGCGCTATTGCTGACGTTATAAACGAAGAGATGCATCCAATTAGAGTATGGTTGGATTAAGTAATTCTAGAAACTTGTTTTAATGTCGTCGAAAGAGAGCTCTCCTCGCTCGTTGATGCTAATGGTCCTTTCTTAAGTTCATAGATTCTAGAAAGCCATGGCATAGACTAGACTATTCGCCCAGAAAGATTTCGTTACCGAAATATATATTGAGAATATTACGTAAGAGTAAGATATGCACACAATTCAAATATATTGATATTAGAAtccttgttctttcttttatacaaaagagtttttatattaaccataaaaaaataaaaataaaaagtcactTTTTAATAACACAGACAGACACTTTTTACCGTGGATGTATCTTTGCGACTTTGACCAACCTGGCGACTAGTTGTCTCCGTGGTAGATTCTACATTTGACCAATTATTTACCTGTGGAACAAATCATGGTGAAATGTTGAAATGATCGAATGAAGCTTCAACGTGGAAAGTAGATTGCCTAGATGCGTACGAAGCTTTTATTTTCCAGTGAATATAGAAAtgctttattgttttttttatttgttcgaAATAGTTGGACTTAAtagtttgaggatgcaacataTTCGAAAATTGAAAGTGACAATCCTTTATCAAAAATTTTAAGATACGATTACTTCGGTAAAAATGTAACCAAACTTTAAACACAAGTGAGGtacaaattgaatttttttttttcaagtgacGATGTCCAACCATTAAAAAAGATGCATGACTCATCAAGTGAATTGAATCCCCTATTCAAAGTTGAATTGTATTGAGTCATGTGCAGGTCCATTTCAACGACAAATTGATCCATTTGGGTTCTTTTACAAACTTATTTCCAGTATGGatctctttttaaaataatttctggGGGGGTTCGTTTTAGACGTAGGGCTAAAGGGATCCCACAAGCATGCACGACAAGATAGCGGAGGTGGAGACGCGTGGCGGATGATGAAATCGTTGGTTTGATTGACGGGTTGAAGATGACATGGCATGGGTGTAGTCATTACCACTGGCGAAATAGCCAGTGATTTCGCCACCACTGTTGGCGACACAGCCATGCATGGTTCAGACGCGCCAGACTAGGGCAAGGTGTAGGGCACAGCTAGGCACAGTGGCTCTCGCCACTTTCACTGGCGGGACAACATGTTGGTCACGTAGCTGGGACTGGCGAGTTTGGTCTTGAAAAATTCCTTTAAATGGCACCCTGCTGCCATACTTTAGTATGCCTTTCAAAAATTTTGAAGCTTAGAAATTTTCTCTCCCTTCAACTTTGAACTTCGAATTTTTTCTCAGCTCTGTCAgccttcaaatttcaaaattttcaccctttaactttgaaatttctcacccttcaacttttaaatttttcaaccttcaacaaatttctcagccttcaacttttaattttgtgagctttcaactttcaaattatttgaagtaattatttaaagtgctgaataaattttgaatatgaGAATGTTGTAATATTTGTTGTCTTAAATTAGTTTAGTGT of Glycine soja cultivar W05 chromosome 1, ASM419377v2, whole genome shotgun sequence contains these proteins:
- the LOC114425364 gene encoding MYB-like transcription factor ETC3 isoform X1; this encodes MSTTATTTSEEVSSNEWKVIHMSEQEEDLIRRMYKLVGDKWNLIAGRIPGRKAEEIERFWIMRHGDAFSVKRNGSKTQDS
- the LOC114425364 gene encoding transcription factor CPC-like isoform X2 — its product is MSTTATTTSEVSSNEWKVIHMSEQEEDLIRRMYKLVGDKWNLIAGRIPGRKAEEIERFWIMRHGDAFSVKRNGSKTQDS